ACTGTAGCAAAAGATCACACAATAAATGACTCATATTTACCAACAGAATGGCAGTGAAGCATTGGTATGGCTGCAAAGATCTTGATTTCATGgtgctaatttatttttatggacATCACCATCATTGCCAGTTATAGAGTTCTTGATATCTTCCACTCTATTAAAATCTGATGGCATATCAAAGAACACCTCATCATCAAAACAGTCCTCATCAGATGGGGAAGCCATGCATGGCAGCCTCAAGACCAAACCGGTCAGCACCCCGCCAACAGCGGAAACCGCAATGGTGGAAAAGATCGCCGCGACTTGGTGCAGAGCCTGCTCTTGCGCCGTACGCCCCAAGCCTGGCTTCAACCCGGGGATCAGCGTCTGAAGCTCCAGCAGCTTTGGATCTCCCTCGGGTGGAGCACGGTGGGAAAAGATCTGGTACATGCTGGGCCCGTAGGTTTCCTCAGTGGCTAGCAGGATGGCGCAGATGCCGGCTGTGGATGAAATGAGGCCCGTGAGGCCGTGCAGATTATGAATGCCGCACTGGTCCTGGATCCTCAGgcgtcgtgctaaaaaggggcTGAGGTACTTGTatccaaaaaaacaagcagtgcAGCCCATGATGCCCAAAGCGTAGGCAGCCGAAGGAGAAATCATCATGTCCACTGACGCTCCGACTGTCACGCCACCTGCCAAAGTCACGTTCTGGATGTCGGCCATTGTGAGCTTGCCTCTCTTATTGAACACTGTAGAAAGTGCAAATGCAGTGAGAGTGGACGAGCTCAGGCCGATAAAAGTGTGCAGGATTGCTCTGTGTTGATCGTCACCTTTTAAGGTGAGCGCAGAGTTGAATGAGGGCCAGAACACCCAGAGGAACAAGGTTCCCATGACAGACAGGATGTCCGAATGGTAGCTGGTGATTTCTTTGGAGTGGCCGTTATTGAGGGCCGGCCGATACAGCACAAATGTCACGCCGAGACCAAAGTAGCAGGCAAACAAGTGAATAAGAATGCTGCCGCCGGCATCGTTTATGCGGATGTATTTCAACACGGCCCACTCTGTCACGGCGAACACGGGGATCTCCAGCAAAGCCATCACCAGGAGCTGCACCGGACTGGTCTTCCCGAGCACGGCCCCGAAGGAGATAAGCACCACAGCGCATGCAAATTCCGCGTAGAGCAGGTTGATAACGCCAAGGTGAATTTTCCCATCGTGGTAAAACTGGAGGAAGCCTTGGATGACGATCGCCCACTGGATTGCAAAGGTGGCCGTCAGAAAGTTGAAAACCATTCCGCTGAAACCGTAGAATCGGCAGAAGGCCAACAGGCAGCCGAAGCCTACGAAGATCATCACTTGGACGTCAGCGAAGAAAGGATAGTCGCGATACACGCTATTGTCCATCGGGTTGGTCTCGTTGCTTTGCAGCTTGGCATTGGCGTTGTCGTCATAGGTGACAAAGACAGCATAAAGAGTCAGGATGACGACTTCTAACACTAACACCAATGCTGGCAGACGCACTCGTAAGCTTCTTGACGCTTTCATGGTAACATGCATGAACAACGGTCTGGTCTCATACTCGCTTGGTTAAACTTGTACCGCCTTTTATACTCAATTTTATCAGATAAGAAAGGCTAATAACAATGGTTAAATAGCACTGGGCCCGATAGGTGACCAAGCCCGATAGGTGACAGGTTGTTTAAAATTGTGGTGGCCGCACTTTAATCTCTCGTAAATGGAAATTTCTCTCCTCTCATGATGCGGCACAATAAAAAAGggacaataaatacataaaataacattttggttACACAGCTGTTGTTTGGCTTGAAGTGGCTCaatcaatcatccatccattttttggaaccgctttatcctcacaagggtcacagggcgtgctggagcctatcccagccgtcttcgggcagtaggcgggggacaccctgaagaggttgccagccaatcgcagggcacagagacaaacaatcatccatgttcacactcacacctatggacaatttagagtgttccattaacctgccatgcgtgtttttggaatgtgggaggaaaccggagtacccgtagaaaacccacgcaggcccggggagaacatgcggactccacacagggaggccgcagctggaattgaacctggtacccgtgcactgtgaggttgatgcgctaaacactggacgaccgggccgccctcaatcaATCAAGTGTGAACTATCTTGATAATCTTGTCAGGAAACACCAGTGATGAGAAAACACTTAAGACTGAAAGGAGAGTTGAGAACAGACAAAATCAAGAGTGATTGTAATtgactacagtacagtatttatttatccATCATGATTAACAAAGTTAATTTCTAAAAATATGACTGATACCAGGACAGGTAAATACAATTATATAAAATAATCATTATgataagaaaacaaagaaagggTGAATCAAAAGCTATTCAAACGAAATCATTAAACAGGTTAAAGTACTCAATGCATCCCTTTAAATACAGCATATTACCCTGGTAAACAGCAAGTTTTAATCAGAGATCGATTAATGTATtcctaaacacatttttaacactgagctaaaacaaaaacgtcttcacttttttccccccgcgcAACAGGCTTTCGAGATAtgttcactttttgtttttaaagtttgaTCTTTAAAAGCTTGCACAGTACAGATTTTACCATCCATTGCAATTTAGAACTACAACGTTTCAGAAAAAAGTGACATATTGCTGATCCTTATCCTTAATTCATAAACATAGCTAATATTACATGCAACGTTACAAATTATTTTgtggttattatttttataatgatTTTTCTGAAAGTTGTGCTAATGACCAAATTGGGCCATCATCGGTGAACTTGGGCTGGTCCATCACAGTCACATGGTGGTTCAGAGGGCTACCGTTACTTCATTTCTAACCTAGTTGGTATGTTTTAGGATAAGAAATTTTAGGTGACTGCTAACACTTCCACTTGAATTTTTGTGGGCAAAAGAA
The DNA window shown above is from Hippocampus zosterae strain Florida chromosome 9, ASM2543408v3, whole genome shotgun sequence and carries:
- the LOC127607341 gene encoding ammonium transporter Rh type B-like, which produces MHVTMKASRSLRVRLPALVLVLEVVILTLYAVFVTYDDNANAKLQSNETNPMDNSVYRDYPFFADVQVMIFVGFGCLLAFCRFYGFSGMVFNFLTATFAIQWAIVIQGFLQFYHDGKIHLGVINLLYAEFACAVVLISFGAVLGKTSPVQLLVMALLEIPVFAVTEWAVLKYIRINDAGGSILIHLFACYFGLGVTFVLYRPALNNGHSKEITSYHSDILSVMGTLFLWVFWPSFNSALTLKGDDQHRAILHTFIGLSSSTLTAFALSTVFNKRGKLTMADIQNVTLAGGVTVGASVDMMISPSAAYALGIMGCTACFFGYKYLSPFLARRLRIQDQCGIHNLHGLTGLISSTAGICAILLATEETYGPSMYQIFSHRAPPEGDPKLLELQTLIPGLKPGLGRTAQEQALHQVAAIFSTIAVSAVGGVLTGLVLRLPCMASPSDEDCFDDEVFFDMPSDFNRVEDIKNSITGNDGDVHKNKLAP